One Pseudonocardia sediminis DNA window includes the following coding sequences:
- a CDS encoding SulP family inorganic anion transporter, whose product MTSPASPSRRSSFTARWTPKVLRTEVLAGLVVALALIPEAISFSIIAGVDPRVGLFASFTMAVTIAITGGRKAMISAATGAVALVVAPLVASHGLEYLIAAVLLGGALQIVLALAGVAKLMRFLPRMVMVGFVNALAILIFSAQIPYFVDVPWPVYPLLAVALAIMVGLPRLTSVVPAPLVAIVVLTAVTVAAGIAVPTVADQGALPETLPSLGLPVVPLTWATLAIIGPTSLAIATVGLIESLMTAKLVDGITDTRSDKTRESWGQGVANIVTGLFGGMGGCAMIGQTMINVRAGARTRLSTFLAGVFLLILVVVLGPVVGRIPMAVLAGVMVMVAVGTFDWHSIRPSTLRRMPRSETVVMLATVAVTVATDNLAYGVGVGVLVAMVLFARRVAHLVDVTREADGDTTVYRVTGQLFFASSNDLEFRFDLTDTGPVVIDLCSAHVWDASTVAALDAVTARYAARGVEVTIVGMNANSRARHDALAGHLGGGH is encoded by the coding sequence ATGACCTCCCCCGCCTCCCCGTCACGTCGCTCGTCCTTCACCGCCCGCTGGACCCCGAAGGTCCTGCGCACCGAGGTCCTCGCCGGCCTCGTCGTCGCGCTCGCCCTGATCCCCGAGGCGATCTCGTTCTCGATCATCGCCGGGGTGGACCCGCGGGTCGGGCTGTTCGCGTCGTTCACGATGGCCGTCACGATCGCGATCACGGGCGGGCGTAAGGCGATGATCTCGGCGGCGACCGGTGCCGTCGCGCTCGTGGTCGCGCCGCTCGTGGCGTCGCACGGTCTGGAGTACCTGATCGCCGCGGTCCTGCTCGGCGGGGCGCTGCAGATCGTCCTCGCCCTCGCCGGGGTCGCGAAGCTGATGCGGTTCCTGCCGCGGATGGTGATGGTCGGGTTCGTCAACGCGCTGGCGATCCTGATCTTCTCGGCCCAGATCCCGTACTTCGTCGACGTCCCGTGGCCGGTGTACCCGCTGCTCGCCGTCGCGCTGGCGATCATGGTCGGCCTCCCCCGGCTGACGAGCGTCGTCCCGGCGCCGCTGGTGGCGATCGTCGTGCTCACCGCCGTCACCGTGGCGGCCGGGATCGCGGTCCCCACGGTCGCCGACCAGGGCGCCCTGCCGGAGACGCTGCCGTCGCTCGGGCTCCCCGTGGTGCCGCTCACCTGGGCGACGCTGGCGATCATCGGCCCGACGTCGCTGGCGATCGCGACCGTCGGGCTGATCGAGTCGTTGATGACGGCCAAGCTCGTCGACGGCATCACCGACACCCGCTCGGACAAGACCCGCGAGTCGTGGGGCCAGGGCGTCGCGAACATCGTGACCGGCCTGTTCGGCGGCATGGGCGGCTGCGCCATGATCGGCCAGACGATGATCAACGTCCGGGCCGGCGCCCGCACCCGGCTGTCCACGTTCCTGGCCGGGGTGTTCCTGCTGATCCTGGTCGTCGTGCTGGGGCCGGTCGTCGGGCGGATCCCGATGGCGGTGCTGGCCGGGGTGATGGTGATGGTCGCGGTCGGTACGTTCGACTGGCACAGCATCCGGCCCTCGACGCTGCGGCGGATGCCGCGCAGCGAGACCGTCGTGATGCTGGCGACCGTCGCGGTCACCGTGGCCACCGACAACCTCGCCTACGGCGTCGGGGTCGGCGTGCTGGTGGCGATGGTGCTGTTCGCACGACGGGTCGCACACCTGGTCGACGTGACGCGCGAGGCCGACGGCGACACGACCGTCTACCGGGTCACCGGGCAGCTGTTCTTCGCCTCCAGCAACGACCTGGAGTTCCGCTTCGACCTCACCGACACCGGTCCGGTCGTGATCGACCTGTGCTCCGCGCACGTCTGGGACGCCTCGACGGTGGCCGCGCTCGACGCCGTCACCGCGCGCTACGCCGCCCGCGGGGTCGAGGTGACGATCGTCGGCATGAACGCGAACAGCCGCGCCCGCCACGACGCCCTGGCCGGGCACCTCGGCGGCGGGCATTGA
- a CDS encoding cold-shock protein, translating to MTQGTVKWFNGEKGFGFIAPDDGSADVFVHYSEIDASGFRSLDEGQKVEFEVGQGQKGPQAQGVRVI from the coding sequence ATGACTCAGGGCACTGTGAAGTGGTTCAACGGCGAGAAGGGCTTCGGCTTCATCGCTCCCGACGACGGCTCCGCGGACGTTTTCGTCCACTACTCGGAGATCGACGCGTCGGGCTTCCGTAGCCTGGACGAGGGCCAGAAGGTCGAGTTCGAGGTGGGTCAGGGCCAGAAGGGCCCGCAGGCCCAGGGCGTTCGCGTCATCTGA
- a CDS encoding LLM class flavin-dependent oxidoreductase has product MAAVEFGLAVHEQVLALGPKARRGLLARIADAGIERVCLGDHVSFHGGTGFDGLVAATAALATEDRLGALVGIYQAALRHPMTTARQLSSLAEMAPGRVVLGVGAGGEDRAEVANCGVDPSTRGARLDETLQVLRALGTGEQVDHDGRFFTLDAARILPAPTPAVPLVVGGASDAAIRRAARHGDGWLGIFCSARRFAATVQDVRAQAADLGRDVGWFGLQLWCGLDDDPAVARDLLAPRMESLYRLPYEKFSRVAPAGTPEQVAAFLAPFVEAGAGHVSLIPTARSPEAAVDHAAAVRELLLRS; this is encoded by the coding sequence GTGGCCGCCGTCGAGTTCGGCCTGGCCGTGCACGAGCAGGTGCTGGCGCTGGGGCCGAAGGCCCGCCGCGGACTGCTGGCCCGGATCGCCGACGCCGGCATCGAGCGGGTGTGCCTGGGTGACCACGTGAGCTTCCACGGCGGCACCGGCTTCGACGGGCTCGTCGCGGCCACCGCGGCGCTGGCCACCGAGGACCGGCTCGGCGCACTGGTCGGGATCTACCAGGCGGCGCTGCGGCACCCGATGACGACCGCCCGCCAGCTCTCGTCCCTGGCGGAGATGGCGCCCGGGCGGGTCGTGCTCGGCGTCGGTGCGGGCGGTGAGGACCGGGCGGAGGTCGCGAACTGCGGCGTCGACCCGTCCACCCGCGGAGCCCGCCTGGACGAGACGCTGCAGGTCCTGCGCGCGCTCGGCACCGGCGAGCAGGTCGACCACGACGGCCGGTTCTTCACCCTCGACGCCGCGCGGATCCTGCCCGCGCCGACGCCCGCGGTGCCGCTGGTGGTCGGCGGGGCCTCGGACGCCGCGATCCGCCGCGCCGCCCGTCACGGCGACGGCTGGCTCGGCATCTTCTGCTCCGCCCGCCGGTTCGCCGCGACCGTGCAGGACGTCCGCGCGCAGGCCGCCGACCTCGGACGCGACGTCGGCTGGTTCGGCCTGCAGCTCTGGTGCGGCCTCGACGACGACCCCGCCGTCGCCCGCGACCTGCTGGCGCCCCGGATGGAGAGCCTCTACCGGCTGCCCTACGAGAAGTTCTCCCGCGTCGCGCCGGCCGGGACCCCGGAGCAGGTGGCGGCGTTCCTGGCCCCGTTCGTCGAGGCCGGCGCCGGGCACGTCTCGCTGATCCCCACCGCTCGCAGTCCCGAGGCCGCGGTCGACCACGCCGCCGCGGTGCGGGAGCTGCTGCTCCGTTCGTGA
- a CDS encoding TetR/AcrR family transcriptional regulator, with translation MTSTNERSDRISRRQVDKFEERRHQLADAALQTLSELGYARTSLREIALNSDFSHGVLHYYFRDKVELITYCVRQYKATCVLRYDAIAATASEPGALAAEFGDGLAATLDEDTLMHRLWYDLRSQSLFEASFRDDVADIDDSLERMIWRVVTAYSGLLGTPPSCTPAFAYAAFDGLFQHALLRHLAGSETALDDLREGARHLLPRLV, from the coding sequence GTGACCAGCACGAACGAGCGATCCGACCGTATCTCGCGCCGCCAGGTCGACAAGTTCGAGGAGCGTCGCCACCAGCTCGCCGACGCCGCGCTGCAGACGTTGTCCGAGCTCGGTTACGCCCGCACCAGCCTGCGGGAGATCGCGCTGAACTCGGACTTCTCGCACGGGGTGCTGCACTACTACTTCCGCGACAAGGTCGAGCTGATCACCTACTGCGTCCGGCAGTACAAGGCGACGTGCGTGCTGCGCTACGACGCGATCGCGGCCACCGCGTCCGAGCCCGGCGCGCTCGCCGCGGAGTTCGGGGACGGCCTGGCCGCGACGCTCGACGAGGACACGCTGATGCACCGCCTCTGGTACGACCTGCGGTCGCAGTCGTTGTTCGAGGCCTCGTTCCGCGACGACGTCGCCGACATCGACGACAGCCTGGAGCGGATGATCTGGCGCGTGGTCACCGCGTACTCCGGACTCCTCGGCACGCCGCCGTCGTGCACGCCGGCGTTCGCCTACGCCGCGTTCGACGGTCTGTTCCAGCACGCGCTGCTGCGTCACCTCGCGGGCTCGGAGACCGCGCTCGACGATCTCCGCGAGGGCGCCCGCCACCTCCTCCCACGGCTCGTCTGA
- a CDS encoding VOC family protein has product MDHQQPAVRVSKLGYVGFTTPDVDRLVEYYTRVLDFELVESSPDGAFLTTGVDHHCVTITRGEGRARTSVGYEIHEDLDDAARRLGEAGYVTQRRSDVGPGTPDVLVLAEPGTGVPLHLITAQDPSGVSGYPPLRPTKLGHVAAYTADLGLLQDFYQDLLGFRWSDTVGDFFVFLRCNADHHAANFMASTKYDGMHHVAYEMRDPSHLISMLDHLAKHDHRLHWGPGRHGPGHNLFTYHRDPDGNVVELFTQIDVVHDEAKGHWEPRPWHETFPMYPRTWEVDAATVNQWGPVDPPSLDH; this is encoded by the coding sequence GTGGATCATCAGCAACCGGCCGTCCGCGTGTCCAAGCTGGGCTACGTCGGGTTCACCACCCCCGACGTCGACCGGCTGGTGGAGTACTACACCCGAGTCCTGGACTTCGAGCTCGTCGAGTCCTCGCCCGACGGCGCGTTCCTGACCACCGGCGTCGACCACCACTGCGTGACGATCACCCGCGGTGAGGGCCGCGCCCGCACGAGCGTCGGCTACGAGATCCACGAGGATCTCGACGACGCCGCACGCCGGCTGGGCGAGGCGGGCTACGTGACGCAGCGGCGCTCCGACGTCGGCCCCGGCACCCCGGACGTCCTGGTGCTGGCCGAGCCGGGCACCGGCGTCCCGCTGCACCTGATCACCGCCCAGGACCCGAGCGGGGTGTCGGGCTACCCGCCGCTGCGCCCGACCAAGCTCGGGCACGTCGCCGCCTACACCGCCGACCTGGGCCTGCTGCAGGACTTCTACCAGGACCTCCTCGGTTTCCGCTGGTCCGACACCGTGGGCGACTTCTTCGTGTTCCTGCGCTGCAACGCCGACCACCACGCCGCGAACTTCATGGCCAGCACCAAGTACGACGGCATGCACCACGTCGCGTACGAGATGCGCGACCCGTCGCACCTGATCTCGATGCTCGACCACCTCGCGAAACACGACCACCGGCTGCACTGGGGCCCGGGACGGCACGGGCCGGGGCACAACCTGTTCACCTACCACCGGGACCCGGACGGCAACGTCGTCGAGCTGTTCACCCAGATCGACGTCGTGCACGACGAGGCCAAGGGCCACTGGGAGCCGCGGCCCTGGCACGAGACGTTCCCGATGTACCCGCGCACGTGGGAGGTCGACGCGGCGACGGTCAACCAGTGGGGCCCGGTCGACCCGCCGTCGCTGGACCACTGA
- a CDS encoding SDR family NAD(P)-dependent oxidoreductase, with protein sequence MSSFELSGRKVLVTGGARGLGAGMATAMAAAGASVMLADVTKDIGEQTAATITANGGGSAGFVELDVTDDAQWETAVAHTVAELGGLDVVVNNAGIEVTQLLVDTDPDEITAMLRVNVLGTMLGIKHAFRAMRPGGAAGSGGAVINISSVAATIAFPAIAGYSGTKSAVDRLTRVAAMESGKLGYGVRVNCIYPGLVATDMGVKLAVETSGLGLFESPEAAVGAVVELTPSGRLGEVSDIADAAVFLASDAARFVNGVGLPVDGGMGM encoded by the coding sequence ATGAGCTCGTTCGAACTCTCGGGGCGGAAGGTGCTCGTCACCGGTGGAGCCCGCGGCCTCGGAGCCGGGATGGCGACGGCGATGGCCGCCGCGGGCGCGTCGGTGATGCTCGCCGACGTCACGAAGGACATCGGAGAGCAGACCGCCGCGACGATCACCGCGAACGGCGGCGGCAGCGCCGGTTTCGTCGAGCTCGACGTCACCGACGACGCGCAGTGGGAGACCGCCGTCGCGCACACCGTCGCCGAGCTCGGCGGCCTCGACGTGGTCGTCAACAACGCCGGCATCGAGGTCACCCAGCTGCTCGTCGACACCGACCCGGACGAGATCACCGCGATGCTGCGGGTCAACGTCCTGGGCACGATGCTCGGCATCAAGCACGCGTTCCGCGCGATGCGCCCGGGTGGAGCGGCCGGGTCCGGCGGCGCCGTCATCAACATCTCCTCGGTCGCCGCGACGATCGCGTTCCCGGCCATCGCCGGGTACTCCGGCACGAAGTCCGCGGTCGACCGGCTGACCCGGGTGGCGGCGATGGAGTCCGGCAAGCTCGGCTACGGGGTGCGGGTGAACTGCATCTACCCCGGCCTGGTGGCCACCGACATGGGCGTGAAGCTCGCCGTCGAGACGTCCGGGCTGGGGCTGTTCGAGAGCCCGGAGGCCGCCGTCGGCGCCGTGGTGGAGCTGACGCCGTCGGGTCGCCTCGGCGAGGTCTCCGACATCGCCGACGCCGCGGTCTTCCTGGCGTCGGACGCCGCGCGGTTCGTCAACGGGGTCGGCCTGCCGGTCGACGGCGGGATGGGCATGTGA